The proteins below come from a single Methylobacterium sp. SyP6R genomic window:
- a CDS encoding SMP-30/gluconolactonase/LRE family protein: MYFAPPPSVTAETFTRLPDRYRVRKPTAWATANRGGEAIDSFLEGPVFDRQGRLYVTDIPHGRIFRITPDGAWDLVAEYDGWPNGLKIHQDGRIFITCYKNGIMLLDPDSGVVTPFLETAGSEGFRGVNDLTFAANGDLYFTDQGQTGLQDPTGRVYRLRPSGELTCLIDTVPSPNGIVIDTAMKSLFVAVTRAQQIWRIPLSTSGLVSKVGVFAQLHGGMGGPDGIALDAEGCLIVAHTGFGSIWRLSPVAEPLLRVRSPAGISTTNVAYGGPDRTTLFITESATGSILTAPMPAPGQPLFSHARDVR, translated from the coding sequence ATGTACTTCGCTCCCCCGCCTTCCGTCACGGCCGAGACCTTCACCCGCCTGCCCGACCGTTACCGCGTGCGAAAGCCCACGGCCTGGGCCACCGCCAATCGCGGCGGCGAGGCGATCGATTCCTTCCTCGAAGGACCGGTCTTCGACCGCCAAGGCCGGCTCTACGTCACCGACATCCCGCACGGACGGATCTTCCGGATCACGCCGGACGGGGCCTGGGACCTCGTCGCCGAATACGACGGCTGGCCGAACGGGCTGAAGATCCACCAGGACGGGCGGATCTTCATCACCTGCTACAAGAACGGCATCATGCTGCTCGATCCCGACAGCGGGGTGGTCACGCCGTTCCTCGAAACGGCCGGCTCGGAGGGATTCCGGGGCGTCAACGACCTCACCTTCGCGGCCAACGGCGACCTCTACTTCACCGACCAGGGCCAGACCGGCCTGCAGGACCCGACCGGCCGGGTCTACCGCCTGCGCCCCTCCGGCGAACTGACCTGCCTGATCGATACCGTGCCGAGCCCCAACGGCATCGTGATCGACACCGCGATGAAGAGCCTGTTCGTCGCGGTGACCCGGGCCCAGCAGATCTGGCGCATCCCACTGTCCACGAGCGGGCTGGTGTCGAAGGTCGGGGTGTTCGCGCAACTCCACGGCGGGATGGGCGGCCCGGACGGCATCGCGCTCGACGCGGAGGGCTGCCTGATCGTCGCCCATACGGGTTTCGGCTCGATCTGGCGCCTGTCGCCGGTGGCCGAGCCGCTGCTGCGGGTGAGGTCGCCCGCCGGCATCTCGACCACCAACGTCGCCTATGGCGGGCCGGACCGAACGACCCTGTTCATCACCGAGTCCGCCACCGGCAGCATCCTGACCGCGCCGATGCCGGCTCCCGGCCAGCCCCTCTTCTCCCACGCCCGAGATGTCCGATGA
- a CDS encoding ferritin-like domain-containing protein, with protein MIRLQRSMIAGLDRPDLATVQAKLQSAIQLEHSTIPLYLYALYSLDPQRNGEICGIIQEVVVEEMLHMILACNVLNAIGGTPGIDTPDFIPTYPGALPGGVESDLFVQLAPFSKTVPDGMSQLDCFIQIEEPEHPLAFKALAAVEEPVTIGQFYAKISQALADLAATDPNLFSATPRHQIGPDLMPEAVVVTDLASARQAIETIVEQGEGTTVSPLAVVGGGYAHYYRFQEIRHGRRLVPVPDAVEPEDRYSYAGAEVPFDPAGVYAVPTSPSAATYPAGSAASVANDTFNYTYTSLLKALHAMVNGAATPDQFNRALGIMMSLKSQARAMMSGLPDPGRLVGPSFEYLPVLPGTRG; from the coding sequence ATGATCCGCCTCCAACGCTCGATGATCGCGGGCCTCGACCGGCCCGACCTCGCCACGGTGCAGGCGAAGCTGCAATCGGCGATCCAGCTCGAGCACTCGACGATCCCGCTCTACCTCTACGCGCTCTACTCCCTCGACCCGCAGCGCAACGGGGAGATCTGCGGCATCATCCAGGAGGTGGTGGTCGAGGAGATGCTGCACATGATCCTGGCGTGCAACGTTCTCAACGCGATCGGCGGCACGCCGGGGATCGACACACCCGACTTCATCCCGACCTATCCGGGCGCCCTGCCGGGCGGGGTGGAGAGCGACCTGTTCGTGCAGTTGGCACCGTTCTCCAAGACGGTCCCGGACGGGATGAGCCAGCTCGACTGCTTCATCCAGATCGAGGAGCCCGAGCACCCGCTCGCGTTCAAGGCCCTTGCGGCGGTGGAGGAGCCCGTCACCATCGGGCAGTTCTACGCCAAGATCTCGCAGGCGCTCGCCGACCTCGCCGCGACCGACCCGAACCTGTTCTCCGCCACGCCGCGCCACCAGATCGGCCCGGACCTGATGCCGGAGGCCGTGGTGGTGACCGACCTCGCCAGCGCCCGGCAGGCGATCGAGACGATCGTGGAGCAGGGCGAGGGCACCACGGTCTCGCCGCTGGCGGTGGTCGGCGGGGGCTACGCCCATTACTACCGCTTCCAGGAGATCCGCCACGGCCGCCGGCTGGTCCCGGTCCCGGATGCGGTCGAGCCCGAGGACCGCTACAGCTATGCCGGCGCCGAGGTGCCGTTCGATCCGGCGGGCGTCTACGCGGTCCCGACGAGCCCGTCCGCCGCGACGTACCCGGCCGGCTCGGCCGCTTCCGTCGCCAACGACACCTTCAACTATACTTATACGTCGCTGCTCAAGGCGCTGCACGCCATGGTCAACGGCGCGGCGACCCCCGATCAGTTCAACCGGGCGCTCGGGATCATGATGTCGCTGAAGAGCCAGGCCCGCGCGATGATGAGCGGCCTGCCCGATCCCGGGCGGCTGGTCGGACCGAGCTTCGAATACCTGCCGGTCCTGCCCGGAACCCGGGGCTGA
- a CDS encoding amidohydrolase family protein, which produces MSTMTRRDHLALLAAGLALGGTPAAAQAVRWSGGTDKPRIAVPANATDCHHHIYDARFPPAPAATLRPPDASIEDYRALQRRLGLTRHVVVQPSTYGTDNRLLVDSVKAFGPTARGIAMLDANVTPEELRRLDAAGIRGVRFGTRLPGGAPITDLEPVARKIADLGWHIQLVSEGEKIGELRDVLERLPVPVVFDHMGHLPEPAGPDHPGFRVIADLIASRGAWVKLTGAYILSKSGPPLYADRGRLARAYVALAPERLVWGTDWPHPTSPAEAKLDDAGLLDLLADWAPDPAVQAKILVSNPARLYGF; this is translated from the coding sequence ATGAGCACGATGACCCGGCGCGACCACCTCGCGCTTCTGGCCGCCGGCCTCGCCCTCGGCGGCACGCCGGCCGCCGCCCAGGCCGTGCGCTGGTCCGGCGGCACCGACAAGCCCCGGATCGCGGTGCCGGCGAACGCCACCGATTGCCACCACCACATCTACGACGCCCGCTTCCCCCCGGCGCCCGCCGCGACCCTGCGGCCGCCGGATGCGAGCATCGAGGATTACCGTGCGCTCCAGCGCCGGCTCGGCCTCACCCGCCACGTCGTGGTGCAGCCCTCGACCTACGGCACCGACAACCGGCTGCTGGTGGACTCGGTGAAGGCCTTCGGGCCGACCGCCCGCGGCATCGCGATGCTCGATGCGAACGTCACTCCGGAGGAGTTGCGCCGCCTCGACGCGGCCGGCATCCGCGGCGTGCGCTTCGGCACCCGGCTCCCGGGCGGCGCCCCGATCACCGATCTCGAACCGGTCGCCCGCAAGATCGCCGATCTCGGCTGGCACATCCAGCTCGTCTCCGAGGGCGAGAAGATCGGCGAGCTGCGCGACGTGCTGGAGCGTCTGCCGGTCCCGGTGGTGTTCGACCACATGGGCCACCTGCCCGAGCCGGCCGGTCCCGACCATCCGGGTTTCCGGGTGATCGCCGACCTGATCGCCAGCCGCGGCGCCTGGGTGAAGCTCACCGGCGCCTACATCCTGTCGAAATCCGGCCCGCCGCTCTACGCCGATCGCGGCCGGCTCGCCCGCGCCTACGTCGCGCTCGCGCCCGAGCGGCTGGTCTGGGGCACCGACTGGCCGCACCCGACCTCCCCGGCTGAAGCCAAGCTGGACGATGCCGGCCTCCTCGACCTCCTGGCGGACTGGGCGCCTGATCCGGCCGTGCAAGCCAAGATCCTCGTCTCGAACCCGGCCCGGCTCTACGGCTTCTGA
- a CDS encoding VOC family protein: MVATPESPATPVSLISRWFIRPGREEEASAALARLAQAVRAQEPDTLTYLVHRPAGEARLQSLPPSEPNVVVFFESYRNAQAFLSHVNGPVFQDFVAGHGDLFVPTGGAHPVPFATVEFLRKEAGFVRAAGEPEADDDASAVNHFPSVMFEVVAEDLAAAKAFYAEVFGWHYQAGTSGFQYIHFPAGAPPLLGGLGQADSAVKGFEPGRNFYLLVPTIEPFLERALAAGGTSLMPPTRVDGYRFAMFRDPEGNPIGLIEPFEF; this comes from the coding sequence ATGGTCGCCACACCCGAATCTCCCGCCACGCCCGTGAGCCTGATCTCGCGCTGGTTCATCAGGCCCGGCCGGGAGGAGGAAGCATCCGCCGCCCTCGCGCGGCTGGCGCAGGCGGTCCGGGCGCAGGAGCCCGATACGCTGACCTACCTCGTGCACCGGCCCGCGGGTGAGGCGCGGCTGCAATCCCTGCCGCCGTCCGAGCCGAACGTGGTGGTGTTCTTCGAGAGCTACCGGAACGCGCAAGCGTTCCTGAGCCACGTCAACGGACCGGTCTTCCAGGACTTCGTCGCCGGTCATGGCGACCTGTTCGTGCCGACCGGCGGGGCGCATCCGGTGCCGTTCGCGACGGTCGAGTTCCTGCGCAAGGAGGCGGGCTTCGTCCGGGCGGCCGGCGAGCCGGAGGCCGACGACGACGCCTCGGCGGTGAACCACTTTCCCTCGGTGATGTTCGAGGTCGTCGCCGAGGATCTCGCGGCGGCCAAGGCCTTCTACGCGGAGGTCTTCGGGTGGCACTATCAGGCCGGAACGAGCGGCTTCCAGTACATCCACTTCCCGGCCGGCGCCCCGCCGCTCCTCGGCGGGCTCGGACAGGCCGACAGCGCCGTCAAGGGCTTCGAGCCCGGGCGCAACTTCTACCTGCTCGTGCCGACGATCGAGCCGTTCCTCGAACGGGCGCTCGCGGCGGGCGGCACGTCCCTGATGCCGCCCACCCGCGTCGACGGTTACCGCTTCGCCATGTTCCGAGACCCGGAGGGCAATCCCATCGGTCTCATCGAGCCGTTCGAGTTCTGA
- a CDS encoding TatD family hydrolase, which translates to MTGPETRPPIPACEDAAGAEAGYACPCCGDRLPAELVARILAGAGLPAQAGPGARPSGLPASGARFIDPHAHMISRTTDDYEAMARAGVVAVIEPAFWLGQPRTSVGSYRDYLSTITGFERFRAGQFGIRHYCTVGLNPKEANDPELAEAVMDILPAFALKDGVVALGELGYDEQTAAEDRCFRAQVELARSIGLPILIHTPHRDKTRGTLRTLDVLREHDVDPAHCVIDHLNEETVAAALDRGFWAAFSIYPGTKMGNERMTEIVRRFGPERLIVDSACDWGVSDPLAVPKTAALMAMRGIPEAAIRRVTYGNALTVYGLNGEMREEHWLDPDPIDQRLLFEGNSVLRGGQAARVDTPPPDPLVIR; encoded by the coding sequence ATGACCGGACCCGAGACGAGGCCGCCCATTCCTGCCTGCGAGGACGCCGCCGGGGCGGAGGCGGGCTATGCCTGCCCCTGCTGCGGCGACCGCCTGCCGGCGGAACTCGTCGCGCGGATCCTGGCCGGGGCGGGCCTTCCGGCCCAGGCCGGCCCGGGCGCGAGGCCTTCCGGCCTTCCGGCTTCGGGAGCCCGCTTCATCGATCCCCACGCCCACATGATCTCGCGCACGACCGACGATTACGAGGCCATGGCCCGGGCCGGCGTCGTCGCGGTGATCGAGCCCGCCTTCTGGCTCGGCCAGCCGCGCACCAGCGTCGGCAGCTACCGGGATTACCTGTCGACCATCACCGGCTTCGAGCGCTTCCGCGCCGGCCAGTTCGGCATCCGGCATTATTGCACGGTCGGGCTCAACCCGAAGGAGGCCAACGACCCGGAACTCGCCGAGGCGGTGATGGACATCCTCCCCGCCTTCGCGCTGAAGGACGGGGTCGTGGCCCTGGGCGAGCTCGGTTACGACGAGCAGACCGCCGCAGAAGACCGCTGCTTCCGGGCCCAGGTCGAGCTCGCCCGGTCGATCGGCCTGCCGATCCTGATCCACACGCCCCACCGCGACAAGACCCGCGGCACGCTGCGCACCCTCGACGTGCTGCGCGAGCACGACGTCGATCCGGCGCACTGCGTCATCGACCACCTCAACGAGGAGACGGTGGCGGCCGCGCTCGACCGCGGCTTCTGGGCCGCGTTCTCGATCTATCCGGGCACCAAGATGGGCAACGAGCGCATGACCGAGATCGTGCGGCGCTTCGGACCCGAGCGGCTGATCGTCGATTCGGCCTGCGACTGGGGCGTCTCGGACCCGCTCGCGGTGCCCAAGACCGCGGCGCTGATGGCAATGCGCGGCATTCCGGAGGCCGCGATCCGCCGCGTGACCTACGGCAACGCGCTCACGGTCTACGGGCTGAACGGCGAGATGCGGGAGGAGCACTGGCTCGATCCGGACCCGATCGACCAGCGCCTGCTGTTTGAGGGCAACAGCGTCCTGCGCGGCGGCCAGGCCGCGCGGGTCGACACCCCTCCGCCCGATCCCCTGGTGATCCGCTGA
- a CDS encoding amidohydrolase family protein, whose translation MLRATGALAATTLPVGKALAQIAVPFSSGTERPTTEVPANACDSHIHIFSTRFPASAHWKGQPVADSDVAAYRLFQQRIGTSRTVVVTPSTYGIDNRATLDGVAQLGASARAVVVVDLDVTEAELKDMAASGAVGIRVNFVTPQSWGVTTAERLETMARKVHPLGWHVQVYMTGDQIADHAEVLARLPTPLVIDHLARLLPGQGLDHRAVPVVRKLLDGGRAWMKLSGAYLNTTSGPPAYADATAVAKLFAKAAPERMVWGSDWPHRGEKHMPDDAGLFDLLAEWTPSEAARRRILVDNPAALYGFGKS comes from the coding sequence ATGCTGAGAGCCACCGGCGCTCTCGCCGCAACGACCTTGCCCGTCGGCAAAGCCCTCGCCCAGATCGCCGTCCCGTTCTCGTCCGGCACCGAGCGGCCGACGACCGAGGTGCCGGCGAATGCCTGCGACTCGCACATCCACATCTTCTCGACGCGCTTTCCCGCCTCAGCCCACTGGAAGGGCCAGCCGGTCGCCGACAGCGACGTCGCCGCCTACCGCCTGTTCCAGCAGCGGATCGGCACGAGCCGCACGGTCGTCGTGACCCCATCGACCTACGGCATCGACAACCGCGCCACCCTCGACGGGGTGGCGCAGCTCGGTGCGTCGGCCCGCGCGGTCGTGGTCGTCGACCTCGACGTGACCGAGGCCGAACTCAAGGACATGGCCGCAAGCGGCGCGGTCGGCATCCGGGTCAACTTCGTCACCCCGCAATCCTGGGGCGTCACCACGGCCGAGCGCCTGGAGACGATGGCCCGCAAGGTCCATCCCCTCGGCTGGCACGTCCAGGTCTACATGACCGGCGACCAGATCGCCGACCACGCCGAGGTGCTGGCGCGCCTGCCGACCCCGCTCGTCATCGATCACCTCGCCCGCCTGCTGCCCGGGCAGGGGCTCGACCACCGCGCCGTCCCGGTCGTCCGCAAGCTCCTCGACGGCGGCCGGGCCTGGATGAAGCTGTCGGGCGCCTACCTCAACACCACGAGCGGCCCGCCGGCCTACGCGGATGCGACCGCGGTCGCCAAGCTGTTCGCGAAGGCGGCGCCGGAGCGCATGGTCTGGGGCAGCGACTGGCCGCACCGCGGCGAGAAGCACATGCCGGACGATGCCGGCCTGTTCGACCTTCTGGCCGAATGGACCCCGAGCGAGGCGGCACGGCGGCGCATCCTCGTCGACAACCCGGCCGCGCTCTACGGCTTCGGCAAGTCCTGA
- a CDS encoding MFS transporter yields the protein MRRVILRLVPFLMVCYFFALLDRVNVGFAALQMNQDLGLTPAMFGFAASLFFVSYFLVEVPSNLALQRVGARRWIARIMITWGLVTMGMALVTGPHSLYAMRFILGAAEAGFFPGAILYLTYWLPGRYRARVLATFTVSIPLATFLGSPLSVSLLELHGVFGLKGWQWLFVLEGLPTVLLGIACLFVLTDKPKDATWLSPEQRDWLVSRLAEEAAGKTPVGHISLWGLLRNKYFLTMALVCAGASATGSTLSVWQPQIIKSFGLTNLQTGFVNSVPYGIATVLMILWGRHSDRRAERTWHTAIPLLLAGCGLAFLNLAGGLTLTIVAVSFALVGAYAFKGPFWALSAGWLSAGTLAAGLAGINAIANLIGGGLMVNVVGLVKTATGSFALGLLPVALLDLAAAVSVVMISRSHARTVRAQAVPA from the coding sequence ATGCGCCGGGTGATCCTGCGCCTCGTGCCGTTCCTGATGGTCTGTTACTTCTTCGCCCTGCTCGACCGGGTGAACGTGGGCTTCGCCGCCCTGCAGATGAACCAGGATCTCGGGCTCACCCCGGCGATGTTCGGCTTCGCCGCGAGCCTGTTCTTCGTCTCGTACTTCCTGGTCGAGGTGCCGAGCAACCTGGCGCTGCAGCGCGTCGGGGCCCGGCGCTGGATCGCCCGGATCATGATCACCTGGGGCCTGGTGACGATGGGCATGGCGCTCGTGACCGGGCCGCACTCGCTCTACGCCATGCGCTTCATCCTGGGCGCGGCCGAGGCCGGGTTCTTCCCCGGGGCGATCCTCTATCTCACCTACTGGCTGCCGGGCCGGTACCGGGCCCGCGTGCTCGCGACCTTCACGGTCTCGATCCCGCTCGCGACCTTCCTCGGCTCGCCGCTCTCCGTCTCGCTCCTGGAACTGCACGGCGTCTTCGGCCTCAAGGGCTGGCAGTGGCTGTTCGTGCTCGAGGGCCTGCCGACGGTGCTGCTCGGCATCGCCTGCCTGTTCGTGCTGACCGACAAGCCGAAGGACGCGACCTGGCTCTCCCCCGAGCAGCGCGACTGGCTGGTCTCCCGCCTCGCCGAGGAGGCGGCGGGCAAGACCCCGGTGGGCCACATCTCGCTCTGGGGCCTCCTGCGCAACAAGTACTTCCTGACCATGGCGCTCGTCTGCGCCGGGGCGTCCGCCACCGGCAGCACGCTCTCGGTCTGGCAGCCGCAGATCATCAAGTCGTTCGGGCTCACGAACCTCCAGACCGGCTTCGTCAACTCGGTGCCCTACGGCATCGCGACGGTCCTGATGATCCTGTGGGGCCGCCACTCCGACCGCCGGGCCGAGCGCACCTGGCACACCGCGATCCCGCTGCTGCTCGCCGGCTGCGGGCTCGCCTTCCTCAACCTCGCGGGCGGCCTGACCCTGACGATCGTGGCGGTGTCGTTCGCGCTCGTCGGCGCCTACGCCTTCAAGGGGCCGTTCTGGGCCTTGTCGGCCGGCTGGCTCTCGGCCGGGACGCTCGCGGCGGGGCTCGCCGGCATCAACGCCATCGCCAACCTGATCGGCGGCGGCCTGATGGTGAACGTCGTCGGCCTGGTGAAGACCGCGACCGGCAGCTTCGCCCTCGGGCTCCTGCCGGTGGCGCTCCTCGACCTGGCCGCCGCGGTCAGCGTCGTGATGATCAGCCGCTCGCATGCCCGCACCGTGCGGGCGCAGGCGGTCCCGGCCTGA